In a genomic window of Pirellulaceae bacterium:
- the madM gene encoding malonate transporter subunit MadM, with amino-acid sequence MSSLDAMHSLLTKYYLVTAFAIVGSTVWISYFLSNRILRGRLHGSAIAILIGLIFAYLGGVATGGKKGVADIEVLSGIGIMGGAMLRDLSIVATAFGVRLDEFRKTGLSGIVSLLIGVFLSFFVGASVAYAFGYRDAVSMTTIGGGTATYIVGPVTGSALGASSDVMALSVAAGLIKSILVMTATPLVAKSIGLDNPRSALIFGGLMGTTSGVAGGLAATDPKLVPYGAMTATFYTGLGCLLGPSLVFIVIRTLVPLLVAS; translated from the coding sequence ATGAGCTCGCTCGATGCAATGCACAGTCTGCTGACGAAATATTATTTGGTAACGGCGTTCGCGATCGTTGGTTCTACCGTTTGGATATCGTATTTTCTTTCAAATCGCATCCTACGCGGTCGTCTACACGGTTCGGCAATCGCAATTCTTATCGGCTTGATTTTCGCCTATCTCGGCGGTGTTGCAACAGGTGGAAAAAAAGGGGTTGCTGACATCGAGGTCCTTTCAGGCATTGGCATCATGGGCGGCGCCATGTTGAGAGATCTGTCAATTGTGGCAACTGCCTTTGGTGTCAGGCTCGATGAATTTCGAAAAACGGGCCTGAGCGGCATTGTGTCGCTCTTGATCGGTGTCTTTCTATCTTTCTTCGTAGGTGCCTCGGTTGCCTACGCTTTTGGTTACCGTGATGCGGTCAGCATGACTACGATCGGAGGGGGCACAGCAACTTACATTGTCGGCCCCGTGACGGGCAGCGCGCTCGGTGCGTCGTCGGACGTTATGGCGTTGAGCGTGGCAGCTGGATTAATCAAATCAATACTTGTCATGACGGCAACCCCATTGGTTGCCAAATCGATTGGACTCGACAATCCACGGTCGGCCCTCATTTTTGGCGGTTTGATGGGTACGACGAGCGGCGTTGCTGGAGGCCTAGCTGCAACCGATCCTAAACTTGTACCCTACGGCGCCATGACGGCGACGTTTTACACCGGCCTGGGCTGTTTGCTCGGACCTTCATTGGTGTTTATCGTGATTCGCACTCTTGTTCCACTCTTGGTCGCCAGCTAA
- a CDS encoding acyl-CoA synthetase — MKSIQLLARARVHGDRIAFQSDHDKHSYAELIDRAEQLAHQLLDGRDDLQEARIGFLIPAGVDYVVAQWGVWLAGGIAVPLSLSATVPELSYTLKDSQTCCLIANQDQLKQLTSVIEAFDLRTLTPDVPSENNTDTLPPITPDRRAMILYTSGTTSTPKGVVTTHANIESQITTLVEAWQWESTDRIPLFLPLHHIHGIINVMSCALWSGATIEPFAKFKTDLILNRVAAGAYTVFMAVPTIYVKLIQAIESETSDSQSAIIAGFAAMRLMVSGSAALPASVHEHWTRLTNQQLLERYGMTEIGMALSNPYHGERRPGAVGQPLPLVELRLKSETGEIIAGENQPGEIQVCGPCVFLEYWDRESVTIDSFDEGWFQTGDVAVLEDGYYRIMGRQSVDIIKSGGYKLSALEIEAALLQHEAIRECAVVGVEDATWGEAVAVAIVVQDDTMLQLESLRNWCQGRLSQYKIPKHLLVVDQLPRNAMGKITKPAVRKFF, encoded by the coding sequence ATGAAATCCATTCAACTTTTAGCAAGAGCGCGTGTCCATGGTGACCGCATTGCGTTTCAATCTGACCATGACAAACACTCCTATGCCGAGTTAATTGACCGTGCGGAGCAATTGGCTCACCAACTTCTGGACGGACGTGACGATTTACAGGAAGCAAGAATAGGCTTTCTTATTCCAGCGGGCGTCGACTACGTCGTAGCGCAGTGGGGCGTCTGGCTTGCCGGTGGAATCGCTGTTCCATTGAGCCTGTCGGCGACGGTACCGGAACTCAGCTATACTCTCAAGGACTCTCAAACTTGCTGCTTGATCGCTAACCAAGATCAGCTGAAACAACTTACCTCCGTCATTGAAGCATTCGATTTACGCACGCTGACGCCCGACGTCCCATCAGAAAACAATACCGACACATTACCGCCAATCACGCCCGACCGCCGGGCGATGATTCTCTATACAAGCGGCACAACAAGCACTCCCAAGGGCGTGGTCACGACTCATGCCAACATCGAGTCTCAGATCACCACATTGGTCGAAGCTTGGCAGTGGGAGTCGACTGATCGCATTCCACTATTCCTACCACTCCATCACATTCATGGAATAATCAATGTGATGTCCTGTGCTCTCTGGTCGGGCGCTACCATCGAACCCTTTGCAAAGTTCAAAACCGACCTGATTCTCAATCGTGTTGCCGCGGGCGCTTACACGGTATTCATGGCAGTACCGACAATTTATGTCAAATTGATTCAAGCGATCGAGTCTGAGACCAGCGACTCTCAGTCAGCCATTATCGCAGGATTTGCGGCAATGCGTCTCATGGTCTCCGGATCGGCCGCCCTGCCGGCTAGCGTCCACGAGCATTGGACGAGACTTACCAATCAGCAACTACTGGAACGTTATGGCATGACTGAAATTGGCATGGCACTTTCCAATCCCTATCACGGTGAACGTCGACCCGGTGCAGTCGGCCAGCCATTACCGCTTGTTGAATTGCGGCTAAAATCCGAAACGGGTGAAATTATCGCAGGCGAGAATCAACCCGGCGAAATTCAAGTTTGCGGACCATGTGTTTTCCTTGAATACTGGGATCGGGAGAGTGTGACGATTGATTCATTTGATGAAGGCTGGTTTCAGACGGGCGACGTAGCCGTACTCGAAGACGGCTATTACCGCATCATGGGGCGCCAGTCAGTCGACATCATCAAAAGTGGTGGATATAAGCTATCAGCACTTGAAATCGAAGCCGCTTTGCTGCAACACGAAGCAATCCGTGAGTGCGCTGTGGTGGGGGTCGAAGATGCCACCTGGGGTGAAGCCGTTGCCGTTGCCATCGTGGTTCAAGACGACACAATGCTTCAACTCGAATCACTGCGAAACTGGTGCCAAGGTCGGCTGTCTCAATACAAAATTCCCAAACACCTGTTAGTCGTGGATCAGCTTCCACGAAACGCGATGGGAAAAATCACAAAGCCCGCTGTCCGTAAATTCTTTTAG
- a CDS encoding alpha/beta hydrolase, whose amino-acid sequence MAIRTHLTFLLCLVTCCSTAWSQDSPSASPAYKLASNILYRSDNNLTDYMRAQCRLDLYYPTQIKDFATVVWFHGGGLKAGKRAIPKRLQEQEIAVVAVSYRLHPKVKSPAYVEDAAAAVAWTFQNIANFGGSPQRIFVSGHSAGGYLTSMIGLDKRWLQVHQIDANRIAGLIPFSGHTITHFTVRSERGIDGKQPIIDQMAPLYHVRDDAPPLLLITGDRELEMLGRYEENAYLWRMMQVVGHPDTKLLELDGFNHGQMAEPAHALLLRFLKRAPPQPQ is encoded by the coding sequence ATGGCTATTCGCACTCATCTTACATTTCTGTTGTGTCTAGTTACCTGCTGTTCAACGGCGTGGTCCCAGGATTCCCCATCTGCATCGCCTGCTTACAAGTTAGCATCTAACATCTTGTACCGAAGCGACAACAATTTGACCGACTACATGCGAGCGCAATGTCGACTCGATCTCTATTACCCCACCCAAATCAAGGATTTTGCCACCGTTGTCTGGTTTCATGGAGGCGGTCTAAAAGCTGGAAAACGGGCAATCCCCAAACGTTTGCAGGAACAAGAAATCGCCGTCGTCGCAGTCAGCTATCGTTTACATCCTAAAGTCAAGTCGCCTGCTTATGTCGAGGATGCGGCTGCAGCCGTTGCCTGGACTTTTCAAAACATTGCCAACTTTGGCGGCTCACCTCAACGCATCTTCGTCAGCGGGCACTCAGCCGGTGGATATCTGACCAGTATGATCGGTCTCGACAAGCGTTGGCTGCAAGTCCATCAAATCGACGCAAACCGAATCGCCGGACTCATCCCCTTCAGCGGCCACACCATTACTCATTTCACCGTTCGCAGCGAACGGGGAATCGACGGCAAACAACCTATCATCGATCAGATGGCACCGCTCTATCACGTGCGAGACGATGCGCCACCCCTGCTGTTGATCACCGGCGATCGCGAGTTGGAAATGTTGGGCAGATATGAGGAAAACGCTTATCTTTGGCGCATGATGCAAGTCGTTGGACACCCGGATACAAAGCTGCTCGAACTTGATGGATTCAATCACGGTCAAATGGCGGAACCGGCTCACGCGTTACTACTTCGATTCCTCAAACGCGCCCCCCCCCAACCACAATGA
- a CDS encoding DUF2071 domain-containing protein translates to MIDRISPTVRPAQKPAGWQKWRDLLFLHWPVPTAVLRPLVPKSLELDLHEGVAYVGVVPFKMEGVRTRWLPSPLAFTFLELNVRTYVYRENQPGVYFFSLDAASSLAVWAARQFWGLPYFRANMQLKPTGDSFLYESNRYGSNAHHRVKYRLGPPLGPSEPGTLEFFFLERYLLFVERQRQLYLGQVHHQPYPAQTAEVLELDSGLFESVGLPTESSRPPIAHFASGVDVEIFDLRRVCPSPK, encoded by the coding sequence GTGATTGATCGCATCTCCCCAACCGTTCGTCCTGCACAAAAACCGGCTGGCTGGCAAAAATGGCGAGATCTCTTGTTTTTGCATTGGCCCGTGCCAACCGCAGTTCTTCGCCCCCTCGTACCAAAAAGCTTAGAACTGGACCTCCACGAGGGGGTAGCCTACGTTGGTGTGGTTCCTTTCAAGATGGAGGGAGTCCGAACGCGATGGTTACCCTCCCCACTCGCATTCACGTTCCTGGAACTGAACGTTCGCACCTACGTCTATCGCGAAAATCAGCCAGGGGTCTATTTTTTTTCACTCGATGCAGCTTCATCCCTCGCCGTGTGGGCTGCAAGACAGTTCTGGGGTCTGCCCTATTTTCGCGCTAACATGCAATTGAAACCAACAGGAGATTCGTTCCTTTACGAATCAAATCGGTACGGTTCGAACGCACACCATCGAGTAAAATATCGGTTGGGGCCACCCCTGGGCCCCTCAGAACCTGGGACGCTGGAATTCTTCTTTCTCGAACGATATCTCTTGTTTGTCGAACGGCAACGACAGTTGTATCTCGGCCAAGTCCATCACCAACCTTATCCAGCACAAACTGCTGAAGTGCTGGAGCTGGACAGTGGCCTGTTCGAGTCAGTTGGTCTCCCAACTGAATCCAGTCGCCCCCCAATCGCACACTTCGCATCGGGTGTCGACGTGGAAATTTTTGATCTGCGTCGCGTGTGCCCTTCTCCAAAATGA